DNA from Brassica napus cultivar Da-Ae chromosome C4, Da-Ae, whole genome shotgun sequence:
aactaaaacaatggatgagatataaattgttatcaaatctttattattataatcattaatttctCATATCTATATTAGTCATATTTGGTAATTCCgtagattttatttaaggaaagaaaagaaaatagtaattgtacactttaattaattttatgattagtttaatgaaaagtataatatatacttaattggaccaacatattttctaaggattctgaatttcattatggtgatgacacgtggctacacttaaaggttgtaatgtttctcaattaatatataacggATATGAAATTCTTGATAATCTATTATTGTTCGTAGACAAATCATGCGGATACTAAACATGAATTGTACATCCACATTAATCATTTTGGATACATGGTGATACGAAAAATATAAAGTTAGGATTCGGGTGCTGATTTGGTGTCCAATAATTGATTAATCGGTGGCACACTGGCACATAAACATTCATTACAAACGATTTATCAtccttttattttaatgatgtgCATCAACcactttaaataaaataaaatgaattagtTCATTTGTTGATTCATTGAATCCTTCCCCTGTTTTGCATGAGCAAAATGGTAAAACGGAGTTCAATTTTTCAGTCGAACAAAAATACTTGTCCGAATGTTGCATACATAAgggtaatatatatatgtttgagaAAACATTATAGAAAGAATCGTGTAGTTTGGTTCACGAGCATTTACCAACTAAATGCATCAATCATTTGATCTAATCCTTTGAACTAGATTTTACTAAAAGTAAGATTATGAATGATATCTATGTTGGGTTTATTAAATCTTGTGTCGAACTctatattatccgattagtacgatattgtccactttgggacGTAGGCAAGCCCGCATGGTTCTACTTTTGATTTCCTTCTCAAAATGTCTCGTACtaatagagttggacatctctttatatattagactttcTTTTGTCTAATTTTCAGTGTGGAATTTTGTTTGATATTTCACATTCTTCCCTTCAAATTAAGGACCACACTCATCTCATGTGTTTCTTTCCTTTGAGAATATCATTACAGGTTCCATGATCATTTTGACTGTTTCTGCCGAACCACCCTTATTCTTACTTGAAGGGCCCGTTTCATACTTGAATGGTATTTTGGTTTTCTTGCAGATCTTCGTCAACctggtgctctgataccaatgttGGGTTTATTAAATCTTGTGTTcaactctatattatccgattagtacgatattgtccactttgggccttagGCAAACCCGCATAGTTTTACTTTTGATTTCTTTCCCAAAAGGCTTCGTACTAATAGaattggacatctctttatatattagattttccTTTATCTAATTTCCAATGTGAGACTTTGTTTGATATTTCACAATCTACTGTTGCCTCACAAgagatataaaaatttatatgattaatgttttGTAAAGTCTAAAGATTAATATTTGGATAAACTAATATGGTAAGTCATGattttaaattatctaaaataagataaaattatactataaaataaaatagatgcaaatatataatttaattaatattatcaactattaatttatatccataatacattaaaacaacagtaattAAAGTTCAGTATCTACGATACTAAAAGCCGGATATGGTGAGCAGAGAGCGTGCCACGTAGGATCAGTAATTCGGACCAATCAGGGAGTTTCTATCCCTCTCCACGTCGACATTTAATTTTAACCAACCGGAAGAGACCGCGTTCTACGGTCGAGCTGAACTGCCCGAATAATCAGGCTAGATGTTGGGCCATTTAAgtaaataaatgatattattCTCTCACTCAACCCAAACATCACCCTCCGGCTCCATCTTCCTCGAGGTTTCCAAACCCTTTCAAGCGTATAGCTGAACCGCAACCATGAAGGTAAAGATTCAAAGCCAGATTATTCAATTCTGAATTGAATAGTGTAACGGCTTCCTCCATTAAAATTGCCCATCAAAACTCTGTAGAACTTCTCCTCCCGTATGACATCCAAACGCTTCACCTTCATCCAAACTACACCTATATATAACCGAGCTCAAGATCAGTtcatgtgttacaaaaaaacatCCACCATCGACGTATCTACAGCCGTTCTCTTTGAAGATGTTGTTCCCAGAGTGTCCGAGGAGGCGGGGTTGATTTTTCGGATGTTCGAAATCAAGTAAAAGCCACCTGAGCTTCTTAACTCAGTCAATTTCTCCACCTCTTATATTTCTACTCTTATCAATCAGCCACATCCAGTTATGCAAGGATTTATCGCAGCTTCTTCACGAAGAACTACAGGGTCACTCACCGCAAATACAACCTTGGCTTCGGTCACATCTTAATCTCCTTTGATTTTTTCTGTTCTTAttgttttttgttctttcttattttttatgtgTAGCTGTAATCtaaattatttacaatgatCTTTATGGTATGTTTGTTTCACATGACCACGTTTTGTTTTTGACCTGCTCTTCACCGACAAAAGGTTAGCCATATTCTcagtttatgtattttttaattttctacttcacaGTTATTTAATTGCTTATAAATTCATATCAGAACTGGATGATGCTGTGTCTATGAATCCGTGATGAATTAATGTGTTAACGATTTCATAATGTTCTATCACAGATTAATGGTTTCTTGGTCCAACTGCCAATCATTTACAACAACAGAAAATCAGTCATATTTAATTATGACTTTGTATATCCAAAGGTTATGTCCTTCACTCTGTTTCATCTGATTTTTGTTAGATGTTTTTTATGTATGTGGCTAAGTTATGTGATGTATCTTCATTTTTGTTAGATTTATGGAGAATCATATTATCACGGCGAAGTGGGGAGATTCAGGTATATTAGTGTTCAAGGGTCATTAATTGGTGGATCCAAGAAAACTATTGGGAGttggtttctttcttttaaaagaACCGTCTTTTCACCAATCAGTTTGTATTTGGTTCCATGATCAACTTGGATTATTTCTGCAGAGATGGTTACTTTAAAGGAGCAAAAGTAAGAATgaagatggagagagagagagagagagagagagagagagagagagagagagagagagagagagagagagagagagagagagagagagagagagagagagtgcaTATAGACGAGCTATGAAGACCTTTGTGAAATGGATTCGAGAAAGGTTTTCTTCAAACAAAACAGAAGTCTTCTTTGTACATTTTCTCACGTTCCTTCTTGAGGAAAATAACTATTTCGAAGATGCTTTCAAGGTGTATGAAAGAGGCATCAAGACATTCAAGTATCCTCATGTGAAAGACATATGGGTAAGACAAAGCTGGAGCGTGCCAGAGTTTGTTCGAGTATGATGCTTCAATGGTAATCTAATCAATCTTTTGGACGCATTGTTTCTGGTTAAAAGGTTGTTTTGTGTAATCTATCGTTTTGTGCTAGATCTAACTTCTCCTATCTTTCTTTCAAGCCCTATCAGATGCTGACAGGACCTTATACCTTCAATAAACCAAGCTAGAAGAGGATTACGGTCTGGCCAAGCGAGCTATGAATGTTTATGAAAAAACCAAAGAGGTTTCTGAAGGCCAAATGTCACAAGTATGAGGTGCATCATGGGAATGAAGACACATACAGAAAAATGCTTCGGATCAAGAGAAGTTTCGCAAGTTACAGTCAGGTTTGCTCTCCAGTTCTTACAGTCAGGTGATTTTGCTGGTTTCCATTGTTTTCAGCTCAGAAACAACTGTTTGTTGTCAATTTTGAGGATCCATCTGTTGTACTTTTAGCAGTTGGAAGCTGAATGACCTGAccgtatttaatatttttggttcAGATTTATTCCACTCTGCCATAGAACATGATGCAAAAAGACAAGATGGTAGATATGGAGGGGCAAAAGGCGAGCTGAAGAAACCAGGTTTCACAGAAGATTAAATGGCAGCTCATGCCCGCAACATCTGCCACAATTATATCAAAAGATGGTGGAATGCAACTCGGGTTTGTGAACACTTTGCTTCCTTAAGAAAGTAATGATGAGTCGGATGGAGAAGACAAAGTAGAGATGGCTTAGAAAGAAGTCCAAGCTGCTGTGTTTGGAGGACTTGCTAGAAAGAGAGACGAAGATGGGGTGAAAACGGTGCAAGCTAAACCAAAACAGCACATAAAATTTAGTACTTAGCACTCGCGTCAACatcatcaataaaaatatacttcAACAAACTTCGTAGATATTATCTAAAGcttcaaaaaattattaaaaaaaaaaacataaaaagctATAGTATATCACACCACATAAGAGAGAAGAAAGTCAACGacaccaaaaaaaagaatatcaaaCTATACATtactgatttttaattaaacGACGGATTAGAAATGAACATCAAACTAAATTACTAATCTTCAGGATGATTTCATTTTTGGTTTCATAGATTAAGAACCTActttataataacaaaaactttgtgctaaaaagtaaaaatatggGAAAACTAAATTCTTAATTTACCACAAAATgacaaaattataaagatattaGTTAAAatggaaatgttttttttttgttttaagaaaaaagttCATTTATTTTTAGTGATAAACTAAAAGTTAGCTATAGactattatattttctatataattatgtttagataatatattattgtgaGTTTCAGaaaagattaatatatagttgttgatataaaagtttaacatatgttaaaaattcattttgtataaaaatattacatagtttACGATTTTAAACTGTTTAACGGTGAATCTgcctatttaatataatttagtcattttaatttatatagtactttgattttaaaataaaatttatattactaTCATTATGAATTATTaacatttcaaatatttataatggtatattttataaacaacaCATGAACTAGGTCACCATTTTATCTGGTTATACCAAGCTGGCTCTCGAGTTCGGAATCTGACTAGGATTAATATAGCTTAGGTTGatgaaaaaagaatatttatgcatattttcataaaatgcgatatatttatttgattattgtaAATAATCAAGTAAGTGATATTAAATCTTTAAGGAAATGGTCTTAATATGACTTTGCGTATTAGATGTTTTTTAGTGACTCTATTTCAATAGAGTAGATAAGCTTTTtgttatattgaacaaaaaaGTTAAAAGTAATGTAGAAAATTAATTAAGTATTAGAATAATACTTGACCAAActaaagattaaaaaaagaaaagaaaataaaaataaaaattagaaccaaacacattatataattattataaatgaaattcgaatcaatttaaatatgtaatttatGCGTAGCGCAGAAAAAAACTCTAGGTTGCTCATTTTCCTTTTGTACGAAATCATTGTGCAACTTGATCGAAACCTACAGATTTTAAAACTCAGTTTTTACTTAATCATTATATTGGAccataaaactatattttcttttgttcaatTGCCATAAAACTGTaccaaaatcatttttttggttGATCTATTTCAGACTTTTTTATCTAccacaaatcaattttaaagtccagtaaaaattataaaattaaataattttgtaactatataatttaaatattttctagagTTATAACTTAAAATAACAGCTTAttacaattctatatttttaaattttgttttgggtaaaatacgaaaaataatttaatttattgttagtgtaaattattaaacttttaaatacgaatttaatatcatttttcttacactatttaatttatatacttaCAATTACCTAAGTAAACactaaccccccccccccccctcccttCCACATAAACATCAGCTTTTGAATATGAAAATGCTAATAACGCCAATGGTCAATTAAATCATTACGaagataaaatatgaaaatatcaacACATATGAATTCTCTGGTCATTCTTATATCAATCTAATCAAGTTGTGTGACTTCTAATGTTCCACTCACCACCATTTTAAATAATACCGAAAAacaagaattaaaaaaagaacaaacaaaaaaataacgcCAATGGTCAATTAAATCATTACGaagataaaatatgaaaatatcaacACATATGAATTCTCTGGTCATTCTTATATCAATCTAATCAAGTTGTGTGACTTCTAATGTTCCACTCACCACCATTTTAAATAATACCGAAAAacaagaattaaaaaaagaacaaacaaaaaaatctcataCACACAATTACAAcacatcaacaatatatacGGCCCCGTGCTTGTGCGGGGGCTATGCCCCTAGGGAGAGAAAGACAATGAAATGAAGGTTAAGCATTTgcgatatatttaaataaatatttatttcatatttggatatatttaaataaataattttaaatatattatattcttaataattttaaaattacttaaaaataaactaaattattaaaaaattaatatacaaataaaactaaagcaatattttgtaacatcaaaataataaattaataaaaaatatatcatgttaataaaatagattttagattttaaagacttctaattcatgtaatattacaaaattcaaaatttgtttattacaattaatattttaccattagatatattaaaataatattctaaatcGATATTGaattgtcagttttcaactattacatgtaaaaaaatattattaagtacgttttttttttgaaaatgagactttatattttaagtaggttattggagtactttttcttttcgtgaatttattcgagatgagattccgatcttttaaactaatataatttatgttctatacataattatattttttttatataactctaaaatctcggacttgattcttcatattttattagttaattatgttacatataatagaaatgcttactttaaattaaatatataaaaaaacaaatttaaaaattagttatttatataatttaacttacaaaaattcacatacaaataaaaaaataataaatgtaataaatttaaatatattatccgcgcgtagcgcggaaaaaggATCtagtattaataaaaataaaagagagcATTAATAAATTCAAACAGTTTAGTGATAccaaatttataaaactaattaatatataagaccaTAAGATTAACATTATTTaggtaaaaaaacattattttggtTGTCCAAAGAAGTACATGGGCTTAATAGGCCTGCTAATTTATACCGGCCAATCTAATGATTTTTTCTGAAAATTCACCTCACTCTTAATGACCAATTAAAATGTCACATAGAttattaactaaaaaatattaaattaaataaaaagtagttaaaaaaataaatatgttaattttaacgATGTTAACGCGCtaacgaaaccctaaaccctaaatcttaaattctaaaccctataccctaaattctaaacccaaatccaaacccctaaacctaaatcctataccataaaccctaatcctaaaccctaaactcaaataccttaaaccaaaaaaataagacTATAagcctaaaccctataccctaaaccaaagtcttagaccctaaacccaaaccgtaaaccttaacccaaaccctatagcacctaagtttgggtttagggtttaccgtttgggttttaggtttaggatttgggtttagggtataggttttgggtttaggatttacggtttgggtttaggatttaccgtttggacttatggttaacgttttgggtttatggtatataatttgggtttaaggtttacggtttgggtttgtttagggtatagagtttatgtttatagtctagtttttgggtttagggtatataatttgggtttagggtctaggattagggtttagggtatagggtttgggtttaggggtttggatttgggtttagaatttatagggtttagggtttagaatttaagatttaggatttagggtttagccgGAAGCGTTaacgtcgttaaaattagcgtttttattttttgtagctattttttatttaacttaatattttttaattaataatttatatatcacTTTGATTAGTTTTAAAGGTTTcagtgaatttaaaggttcacgcTAAGTTCTGTCCATTTTTTTCGTCTGCGTGTACGATGAAGTCAGCCGGATGTGATGTGCGtcatcaaaatctagtaaaataaagacttattcttgggtttaccgaccaataggattgtgttattcaatatttgatatcttttacaaaaggaaacaaaatattgtcaaattatattatctttttaaaattaaaaggtaaaaagaaataattaaaaatagtagtaattacaaaaaaaaaaaaatttaacgtcgtcagcaaaacattaaaccctaaatcctaatccctaaaccctaaatcctaaaccctaaaccctaaacccttgggtaaaccctaaactctaggataaattttaaactctaggataaatcttaaactctaaatcaaaatcactaaacactaaaacagtcaagggtttagggtttatgatttagggtttagagttttagggtttagagttttagggtttagtgtttttatttagagtttaggatttatccaagggtttagggtttacccaagggtttagggtttacccaagggtttagggtttacccaagggtttagagtttacccaagggtttaagtttacccaagggtttaaggtttaagatttagggtttagggattaggatttagggtttagtgttttgctgacgacgttaaaaagatttttaaattttttttttctgtagctgctattttttttttttaacttttttatttaaaaaacataatataaattgataatattttgtttctttttttaaaagatatcgaatttgaaataatgaaattctattgtctggtgaacctagaggtttagcctagggggtgaacccaagaataactctaaaaaaaagagttattctTAGGTtcagggtgaacctctaggttcaccagccaataagatttcattatttcaaatttgatatctttttaaaaaggaaaccaaatattatcaagttatattatgtttttaaaataaaaaagtgaaaaaaatagcagctacagaaaaaaagaattaaaaaaatctttttaacgtagtcagcaaaacactaaaccttattttaaatgttttagggattagggattaggatttagggtttaatgttttgctgatgacgttaaaaatattttttttttgtaattactactattttttatttatttctttttactttttaattttaaaaatataatataatttgacaatattttgtttccttttttaaaaaatatcgaatatgaaataacacaatcctattggtcgGTGAACGgtggtgaacccaagaataagtcaaaaaaaaatatttcagattttcattttttactatGATAAAGACAAAGTAAACAATGGATCGGTTTCAGTAAGTCGTCGTAACGAAATTCACGCCAAGTTTTACGTTCAACAATCTATGATTATTTTCAAACTCCTCGCCTGACATTGGGTTTGAATAACTTTTCTATAAATTCACACACTATATCGTTTTCAACCGTGGGATTGAAATTTCAATGGTGTAGATCAGTGAATGGATATCCAACGGCCAAGCAGCAAACCACCATTAACGGCTACATTAACGTACAAGTTTCGCCATCGATACGATAAAACGAAGATCCAATATAATTCCAGTTCACCTTGATTTAGGGGTAAAGAGGAATTATTTACATATTACGACAACGAAAATTTCGACCACATGAAACTGTGGGCCTAACCGTTAACCGTCACGTAGGACCCAGTTCGAAGTAAGACAAAAGACAAAAGACTTCACGTGTCCGATAAGTTGGGCTAGGCGTACTAGACGTTACTATATGACACGTGGCTTAAAACAGTTGGGTAGTAGAGTCCTTCACGGATTTTGATCGATGAACGATAAATCTATAAAGTAACACCAAGTTATGACTAACTAGTTACTTATTATTACAATGACAATTCTTGTCTCAGAGCGATGTCACGTTATCATGAACTTATTCTTTGGTCTAACTTTTATTCTATTAAACTCTGCTCATTGCTTTTACCCAAAAAGACTCAATATTTCTGCTGCAACGGGCGATTCAGATTGGTCTCTAGCTGGAGCTACGTGGTATGGCAGCCCCACCGGCTACGGAAGCAACGGTATACTATGCAACATGCACTTACATctctatataaattatttagctctatatataaaactaactaGACTACAAAATAATGAAAGGTGGAGCGTGTGGTTATGAAAATGCTGTGGCACAAGCTCCGTTTTCGTCCATGGTATCAGCCGGAGGTCCGTCGTTGTATAAGTCGGGGAAAGGATGTGGTGCATGTTATCAGGTTCTACATGATAAACTTATTACAATAAAGAAAgcgtttaataaattaaagtcCTTACGTTGGTTGATATAATGTACAGATAAAATGCACTTCGAAACCAGCGTGTTCAACGAACCCGGTTACGGTAGTGATTACAGATGAATGTAAAGGATGCGTCACAGAATCGGTTCATTTCGATTTGAGCGGTACAGCGTTTGGTGCACTGGCGAGTTCTGGTCAAGATAGTCAGCTTCGAGATGTCGGAGTTTTGCAGATTCTttatagaaagtatatatatgtcaCAGTAAATAAATGACTACAACAACATTGTTATGATAAagtttggttattgtttttgttgtaaTTATTGTTTTCGCTTATTTGTTTGTAGAGTTGAGTGCAACTATATTGGCGAAACGGTGACGTTTCACGTGGAAAATGGTTCAAACCCCTACTCCTTCGCGGCTTTGATTGAGTATGAAGACGGAGACGGGGAGATCGGCCTAGTTGAACTCAAACAAGCTTTAGATTCGGACACATGGCTTCCGATGAGCCAATCATGGGGTGCGGTGTGGAAGCTTGACGTGACGTCACCTTTACGGGCTCCACTGTCTCTCCGGTTGACTAATCTAGACTCCGGCGAGACCGTTGTGGCTTCTGATGTTATTCCGGCCGGTTGGGAGCCCGGTGAAAAGTATAAATCGAACGTAAACTTTCAAGTCTAGCTGTACTCACGAGTCACGAGTCGAGTAATATCTAGTAGAAGTTATCTTCGTTCGTTACATGTTTGCTAACCTTAAATAAGCATGCAGCtatgttggtttttaaataattaatgtatACGCCCCCTAGGGCgaaataaaaatttgtgttaAATTTCATATGGTGTATTGGTATAACGATAATCAGTCACTTGTATGATAACAGAATCCAGTAATCTGTTTGCTTAATTTGAAACCCCTATCTTGTTTGTTTTCGTAgagaaaattgtcattttctAATGTTCTATTGGTCATTTTTTATATCGTTGATCTTGATTCGCAAATTAAAGTCTTAACTTTAACAGTCGAACATACAAAAAAAAGACTTtcttattttcagtttttaaaaaagggcaaatctccaaaatagcatctttctaagtttatatcacaaaaatagcactcaaaaacaaaaatgaccaaaatagcacatttctaagtttatcctttgaaaattttaatttttttatttttcaaaatttgaaatcttattcccaaaacctcatttttcaactctaaaccctaaaccctaaaccctaaaccctaaactctaaaccctaaaccataaactctaaaccctaaaccctaaactctaaaccctaaactctaaactctaaaccctaaaccctaaaccctaaaccctaaaatttaaaccctaaaccctaaactctaaaccctaaaccctaaaccctaaatcctaaactccaccctttaactctaaaccctaagtttgtgacttttgatataacattaagtgctatttttgtgacttttgaccttaagtgctagtttgggaacaaaaacttgatttagtgctatttttgtctttttctctttagaaAACCTGAATTagcaattgaaaaatatgtcAATACAATATATCAAAGGGGTTTTTCGTCAACTATCTATAATTGTTAATGTTAATTTTCACGTTCTTAAAATATGCTTTCTTTTTAGAGAGTTGGGAAGCTTAAATTACTTCCATAAGTACCAAAACTGGAATGCCAatttttggaataaaataaTGTGAAATTCTCTATTTCATTTATACCATAAATTGGTGTACCATTTGTTTGTAATGaatgaaatataatatttattccatcaattccataaaaatttatttcattCCAATTTTAATCATGAATAAATGGAATGAAATTGTGTTTCACTAATATTTAGTCaaccaaattatttttcatatgattgtttcatgtttatgtacattttgaataatttttcatatttttctgactcttaaaataattgatatgaaTTTTTGAAGTTGACCAGAGGTATCTAAGTCCAAATCtgacaaaaaaatgatttatggTATAGGGACAATGTAGTTGTTTTTCTGTGGTGTTTTggcaattttttcttaaaaaaa
Protein-coding regions in this window:
- the LOC106395088 gene encoding putative expansin-B2, producing the protein MTILVSERCHVIMNLFFGLTFILLNSAHCFYPKRLNISAATGDSDWSLAGATWYGSPTGYGSNGGACGYENAVAQAPFSSMVSAGGPSLYKSGKGCGACYQIKCTSKPACSTNPVTVVITDECKGCVTESVHFDLSGTAFGALASSGQDSQLRDVGVLQILYRKVECNYIGETVTFHVENGSNPYSFAALIEYEDGDGEIGLVELKQALDSDTWLPMSQSWGAVWKLDVTSPLRAPLSLRLTNLDSGETVVASDVIPAGWEPGEKYKSNVNFQV